One Algibacter sp. L3A6 genomic region harbors:
- a CDS encoding AraC family transcriptional regulator, with product MNTKTPVLNINQFKKSAPLNDVYINSFSNHIQRNKDLINKPHSHNFYLCVLFTEGKGTHEIDFNSYSINPGKVFFLKPGQTHFWKFETQPQGFIFFHSQEFYELKFLEHKLYSFPFFYSSQNPPVLELAPKKLHKLNLKFQEAYTEYLQTNLLRELKIVNLLNNIYIELTRAYTVDINLEKLNSPNNSNILEALENLINVHFYSQKFPKFYADKLNITTKHLNRVVNKTLNKTTSQLISERIILEAKRLIVHSQDNLSNIAYTLEFSDYSYFSKFFKSKTGMTPLDFRKKYF from the coding sequence ATGAATACGAAAACACCAGTTCTAAATATTAATCAATTTAAAAAATCTGCACCTCTCAATGATGTGTATATAAATTCTTTTTCGAATCACATACAGCGTAATAAGGATTTAATTAACAAACCGCATAGTCATAATTTCTATCTATGTGTACTATTTACAGAAGGTAAAGGTACACACGAAATTGATTTTAATTCTTATAGTATAAACCCTGGCAAGGTGTTTTTTTTAAAACCAGGACAAACACATTTTTGGAAATTTGAAACACAACCTCAAGGATTTATCTTTTTTCATTCTCAAGAATTTTATGAATTAAAGTTTTTAGAACATAAACTCTATTCATTTCCTTTTTTTTATTCCAGTCAGAATCCTCCTGTTTTAGAATTAGCTCCAAAAAAGCTTCATAAATTAAATCTTAAGTTTCAGGAAGCTTATACTGAATATTTACAAACCAATCTTTTAAGAGAGTTAAAAATAGTAAATTTACTAAACAACATTTATATAGAATTAACAAGGGCATATACAGTTGATATCAATTTAGAAAAGCTTAATTCTCCAAACAATTCTAATATACTTGAAGCTTTAGAGAATTTAATAAACGTCCATTTTTATAGTCAAAAATTCCCTAAATTTTATGCTGACAAATTAAATATAACCACCAAGCACCTGAATAGAGTAGTAAACAAAACATTAAATAAAACGACAAGCCAATTAATATCTGAAAGGATAATTTTAGAAGCAAAAAGATTGATTGTACATTCTCAAGACAATTTGAGCAATATCGCATATACACTCGAATTCTCGGACTATTCCTATTTTTCCAAGTTTTTTAAATCAAAAACAGGTATGACACCATTGGATTTTCGAAAAAAATATTTTTGA
- a CDS encoding DUF6686 family protein, whose product MCRDSVKVLSKVPSGELSFCSECHVFHLEFNNIYLEFQQSEFKQFKDYVIHIEIDYWEHKYACAKVQRKIPIPSMQPNLVLMFNREEIKELQSLFNLENRKDISLLSLQDINYTLIIN is encoded by the coding sequence ATGTGTAGAGATAGTGTAAAAGTTTTATCTAAAGTCCCCAGTGGCGAACTCTCCTTTTGTAGTGAATGCCATGTGTTTCACTTGGAATTCAATAATATATACCTAGAGTTTCAACAAAGCGAGTTTAAACAATTTAAAGACTATGTAATCCATATAGAAATAGATTATTGGGAGCATAAATATGCCTGCGCCAAAGTGCAGCGTAAAATACCAATACCATCTATGCAGCCCAATTTAGTACTTATGTTTAATCGCGAAGAAATAAAAGAATTACAATCACTATTTAATCTCGAAAACAGAAAAGACATCAGCCTTTTATCGCTACAAGACATTAACTACACGCTTATTATAAACTAA
- a CDS encoding PepSY domain-containing protein, with product MTISIWRYSHLILAISSSLFILLASITGIILAFEPISNKLEPYAVHEAETLSLAKTIQVLQSEYSEVINIDVDKNDFVSASVITKEGNNETFYINPFTGKKIGELIEKAPIFKFATNLHRSLFLKSTGRAIIGIVSFLLLLMAITGVILIGKRQGGLSKFFSKVVKEEFDQYYHIIIGRYTLIPIVIVTITGVYLSLEKFSLLPSDKISHQFLDESFTETSKINVADFQLFKNIPLEDVEHLEFPFSDDIEDYFTLKLKDEEILINQFSGVAISKQQKSLVTQASNLIFVLHTGQGSIIWSLVLLFTSVAILFFIYSGFAMSIRRTKKSTVPKNKHKKDQSEFIILVGSETGNTFALSNAFYNALLAAGKTVFITELNKYTTYKKAKQLIIFTSTYGEGEAPTNSKNFEKLISNIQQKNSLQYSVVGFGSMAYPDYCKYAVVVDATLQFHKNFIPNTALHKINNQSFSDFSLWAKKWSEHNGLTLNLEAPKNRINTKNQKTFQLVNRTNLNQDQTFLLHLKPSKKVTFQSGDLLSVYPENDPVERLYSIAKLDNKILLSIKKHEFGLCSNYFNHLNINDMMTATIKTNTDFNFPKKVKEVVMIANGTGIAPFLGMINDTTKQAKKYLFWGGRSKESLKMYSDLIDRAFYSKSLSGFFVSFSREESQKKYVQNLIMEKTEIITRVLKSGGVIMICGSVAMQNGVLTTLNDITSAELNLPLSAFQDNNQIKTDCY from the coding sequence ATGACCATTTCTATTTGGAGATATAGCCACCTTATTTTGGCTATATCTTCTTCTCTATTTATTTTACTAGCCTCTATAACCGGCATTATTTTAGCATTCGAACCTATTTCGAATAAGCTAGAGCCTTATGCTGTGCACGAAGCAGAGACCTTGTCTTTAGCTAAAACTATTCAGGTTTTACAAAGTGAATACTCAGAAGTTATAAATATAGATGTTGATAAAAACGATTTTGTAAGCGCTTCTGTAATAACAAAAGAAGGAAACAATGAAACCTTTTATATAAATCCTTTTACAGGAAAAAAAATAGGAGAACTTATTGAAAAAGCGCCCATTTTTAAATTTGCAACCAATCTACACCGGTCCTTATTTTTAAAATCGACAGGCCGTGCTATTATTGGTATAGTCTCGTTTTTACTCCTTTTAATGGCTATAACAGGCGTTATTTTAATAGGAAAGCGTCAGGGTGGTTTGTCAAAATTTTTCTCTAAAGTTGTAAAAGAAGAATTCGATCAATATTATCATATCATCATTGGTCGTTACACGCTTATTCCGATAGTTATTGTAACTATTACTGGTGTTTACCTATCTTTAGAAAAGTTTTCATTATTACCTTCCGATAAAATTTCGCATCAATTTTTAGATGAATCTTTTACTGAAACCTCAAAAATTAATGTTGCAGACTTTCAGCTTTTTAAAAATATTCCATTAGAAGATGTTGAACATCTAGAATTCCCTTTTTCTGATGACATTGAAGACTATTTCACCTTAAAATTAAAAGATGAAGAAATACTTATAAATCAATTCTCAGGAGTTGCCATTAGCAAGCAACAAAAATCGTTAGTAACACAAGCCTCAAACCTAATTTTTGTCTTGCATACTGGGCAAGGTAGCATAATTTGGTCTCTTGTTTTATTATTTACTTCTGTGGCTATTTTATTCTTTATTTATTCTGGTTTCGCTATGTCAATTCGACGTACAAAAAAGAGTACCGTGCCAAAAAATAAGCACAAAAAAGACCAATCGGAATTCATTATTCTAGTCGGCTCAGAAACAGGAAACACATTTGCGCTCTCAAACGCCTTTTACAATGCGCTTTTAGCAGCAGGAAAAACGGTTTTTATTACTGAATTAAACAAATACACAACTTACAAAAAAGCCAAACAGCTTATTATTTTCACATCGACTTATGGAGAAGGCGAAGCACCAACAAACTCCAAAAATTTCGAGAAACTAATTAGCAATATTCAGCAAAAAAACAGTCTACAATATTCTGTGGTTGGCTTTGGGTCAATGGCTTATCCAGATTATTGCAAATACGCCGTAGTGGTAGATGCCACGCTACAGTTTCATAAAAACTTTATTCCTAATACGGCACTTCATAAAATAAACAATCAATCGTTTTCCGATTTTTCACTCTGGGCAAAAAAATGGAGTGAACATAACGGTTTAACCCTAAATCTAGAAGCTCCAAAAAATAGAATAAACACCAAAAATCAAAAAACATTTCAATTAGTTAACCGCACAAATCTCAACCAAGACCAAACCTTCTTACTTCATTTAAAACCAAGTAAAAAAGTAACATTTCAATCAGGAGATTTACTTTCTGTTTACCCAGAGAATGATCCGGTAGAGCGCTTGTATTCTATTGCTAAGCTAGACAACAAGATACTCTTAAGTATTAAAAAACATGAGTTTGGTTTATGCTCCAATTATTTTAACCATCTAAATATCAACGACATGATGACAGCCACGATAAAAACGAATACTGATTTTAATTTCCCTAAAAAAGTAAAAGAAGTAGTCATGATTGCTAACGGAACCGGTATTGCTCCTTTTCTAGGCATGATTAACGATACTACCAAGCAAGCCAAAAAATACTTGTTTTGGGGTGGTCGCTCAAAAGAATCGTTAAAAATGTACTCAGATTTAATAGATCGTGCGTTTTATAGCAAAAGTCTTTCTGGTTTCTTCGTGAGTTTTTCTAGAGAAGAAAGCCAAAAGAAGTATGTGCAAAACTTAATTATGGAAAAAACAGAAATCATAACTCGGGTTTTAAAATCTGGTGGTGTTATCATGATCTGTGGCTCGGTTGCCATGCAAAACGGTGTTTTAACAACCCTTAACGATATTACCTCAGCCGAGTTAAACCTACCGTTAAGTGCCTTTCAAGACAACAATCAAATAAAAACAGACTGCTACTAA
- a CDS encoding rhodanese-related sulfurtransferase, whose amino-acid sequence MQLYNKLSAEERAELIDNAGKSRLTLSFYQYAKIGNPQIFRDHLFLTWDPMEVLGRIYVAHEGINGQLSLPADRFNEFKTHLDTIDFLKDIRLNVAVEQDNKSFLKLKVKVRNKIVADGLNDDTFDVRNIGVHVDAGKFNELIEDENTVLVDMRNHYESEIGHFKNAVTPDVDTFRESLDIIEDDLKAHKEDKNLVMYCTGGIRCEKASAYFKHKGFKNVFQLEGGIIEYTRQVKEDQLENKFLGQNFVFDERRAERISDDVIANCHQCGAPFDVHTNCANEACHLLFIQCDNCKTEMDSCCSTACKEIHALPFEEQKELRKGQGNSNDIFKKGRADHLPYKKDLRNIFDVLKTQKEA is encoded by the coding sequence ATGCAACTGTACAACAAATTAAGCGCCGAAGAAAGAGCTGAATTAATTGACAACGCAGGAAAAAGTCGATTAACACTTTCTTTTTATCAGTATGCCAAAATTGGCAATCCACAAATTTTTAGAGATCATTTGTTTTTAACTTGGGACCCGATGGAGGTTTTGGGTAGAATTTACGTGGCCCACGAGGGTATTAACGGACAATTATCTTTACCTGCCGATCGATTTAACGAGTTTAAAACGCATTTAGATACCATAGATTTTTTGAAAGATATTCGATTAAATGTTGCTGTAGAGCAGGATAATAAATCGTTTTTGAAGCTGAAAGTAAAAGTGCGTAACAAAATTGTTGCCGATGGTTTAAACGATGATACTTTTGACGTACGCAACATTGGTGTGCATGTAGATGCTGGGAAATTTAATGAATTAATTGAAGATGAAAACACCGTTTTGGTGGATATGCGAAACCATTATGAGAGTGAAATTGGGCATTTTAAAAATGCTGTAACTCCAGATGTGGATACTTTTAGAGAGTCTTTAGATATTATTGAAGACGATTTAAAAGCGCATAAAGAAGATAAAAATTTAGTGATGTATTGCACCGGTGGTATACGTTGCGAAAAAGCGAGTGCCTATTTTAAACATAAAGGTTTTAAAAATGTGTTTCAGTTGGAAGGTGGTATTATTGAATATACGCGCCAAGTGAAAGAGGATCAACTTGAGAATAAATTTTTAGGACAAAATTTTGTTTTTGATGAGCGTCGTGCTGAACGTATTAGTGATGATGTGATTGCTAATTGTCACCAATGTGGAGCACCGTTTGATGTGCACACCAACTGTGCTAACGAGGCTTGCCACTTATTATTTATACAGTGCGATAATTGTAAAACAGAAATGGACAGTTGTTGTTCTACAGCTTGTAAAGAAATACATGCTTTACCTTTCGAGGAACAAAAAGAACTCCGTAAAGGACAGGGTAATAGCAACGATATTTTTAAGAAAGGTCGTGCGGATCACTTACCTTATAAAAAGGATTTACGCAACATTTTTGATGTTTTGAAAACACAGAAAGAAGCTTAA